The Dokdonia sp. 4H-3-7-5 genomic interval CACTAATGCCGTAAACATCATCACACTAGTATCTGTGGTGAGCATTATACTAGGAACCTTAGTACTGTTTATAGTACTCTCAGCGTTCTCTGGACTTAAGGAGTTTAATTTATCTATAACTTCTATTATAGATCCAGATCTAAAAATTGCTCCAGCTTCAGGAAAGACCATCACGCTATCTCCAGATCAAGAACAGCAGCTCAACTCCTTAAAAGGTGTAGCTTCTTATTCTAAAGTTATTGAAGAACGTGCATATCTAGAGTATGATGGAAGGACTTCTCTTGCGTTCTTAAAAGGGGTAGATGAGCGCTACCTAGATGTTACTCAAATGGACAGCACTATTTTTGTAGGCTACTGGCCTAGTCCAGGAGAACCTGAGGTTGCTATGGGACTTCTCGTGCGCAAGCGCCTCTCAATAAACGTAGGAGATTATGGAAGCCTTGTGACTATCATGACGCCAAAACCAGGCACAGGGCAAATTACAGACCCAACGCAGGCCTTTAACTCCTCTAAAGCGATGGTAAGCGGTGTCTTTCAAGCAGGAGATGCACTAGATAACGATCACGTCTTTGGCAATATTGACTTTGTAGGCTCTCTCCTTGATTATCCAGCAAACCAAATAAGCACCATTGAGTTTAAACTAGATTCAGATGCAGATGAAGATAATCTGCGTGAAGAGTTAAATGCTATTTTTAATAATAATATCATTATCAAAAATAGAATAGAGCTTAACGATGCTCTTTATAAAATGCTCAACACAGAAAATCTAGCTTTGTACTTTATTTGTACGCTCGTACTTATTATCGCTCTTTTTAGTTTCGTAGGAAGTTTAATTATGATTATTGTAGATAAACGAAAGCACATCAAGACACTAATTGACTTAGGAGCAACGCTACCTACTATAAGAAAAATAATATTTACTCAGGGCGCGCTCATGATTGTTATAGGCGGAGCTATTGGCATCCTACTAGGAGCGATACTTATAGTCCTGCAGCAGCAATTTGGCT includes:
- a CDS encoding ABC transporter permease, translating into MQFPYYIAKRYLISKSGTNAVNIITLVSVVSIILGTLVLFIVLSAFSGLKEFNLSITSIIDPDLKIAPASGKTITLSPDQEQQLNSLKGVASYSKVIEERAYLEYDGRTSLAFLKGVDERYLDVTQMDSTIFVGYWPSPGEPEVAMGLLVRKRLSINVGDYGSLVTIMTPKPGTGQITDPTQAFNSSKAMVSGVFQAGDALDNDHVFGNIDFVGSLLDYPANQISTIEFKLDSDADEDNLREELNAIFNNNIIIKNRIELNDALYKMLNTENLALYFICTLVLIIALFSFVGSLIMIIVDKRKHIKTLIDLGATLPTIRKIIFTQGALMIVIGGAIGILLGAILIVLQQQFGFIPITAELPYPVKFEVINIVLVYATILILGFLAARLAATRINRKLIEDS